From one Anaerococcus prevotii DSM 20548 genomic stretch:
- a CDS encoding C39 family peptidase: MNNKKIIALLICLSSFTSLSPSFADGGEKLEENLYQESLYNESIDNISEDADEVNIEKDNPSEDVEETPSEKSIDEGEIRKILKEIKEENPLSYEQEEEIEEIEKDSKSNTGDTSSLPIVYYDTSDIDEIFKKNNKKADDEIKVSGDYKLIAKNNSTYLYDKAGKKLSGKRDLSGKSYYFDKEKGLVKEREVIADGGKFTANSSGELTLVEKSKPGWIDLEGRSYFFQNDGKLARGLYDTGPNRYFFDKETGAMARNEINTKGFDRIYSEANGIAHYIGWDYSKGKLGYFNEDGTYTKGLRTIDGITYGFDENGKIFNRQYKKFGNQWYYFNKYGEASKHSGKFAKGWVGDRYYFSDGKPAEGLQKIGGVTYIFDELTKETLTNTTKVINFNRYKLDSHGRATFIGKIDTRQAVKGTRGLFKPGFSQYLNRKTPYFTQKDPRWANRRFSNGTFSGYGCGPTAMAMVLSRELHRNDIYPTNTAIDANDYENDGTEWQYFMEAPRMYGLNSYDVPVNKKAFIQALETGTMVVRVGPGYFINGGHFMVIDSYKDGYFTINDPYYSRRNTLDKHTFERLKAEVTVGWVIKK, from the coding sequence ATGAATAATAAGAAGATAATAGCTTTGTTGATATGTTTATCTAGCTTTACAAGCTTAAGTCCTTCATTTGCTGATGGAGGGGAGAAGCTAGAGGAAAATTTATATCAAGAAAGTCTTTATAATGAATCTATTGATAATATTAGCGAAGACGCAGATGAAGTCAATATAGAAAAAGATAATCCGAGTGAGGATGTTGAAGAGACTCCTTCAGAAAAATCGATTGATGAAGGAGAAATTCGTAAGATACTTAAAGAAATAAAGGAAGAAAATCCGCTATCTTACGAGCAGGAAGAGGAAATCGAAGAGATAGAAAAGGATTCTAAATCTAACACAGGAGACACAAGTAGCCTTCCTATAGTCTATTATGACACTTCAGATATAGATGAAATATTTAAGAAAAACAATAAAAAAGCTGATGATGAAATTAAAGTTAGCGGAGATTATAAATTAATTGCTAAGAATAATTCCACCTATCTTTATGACAAAGCTGGCAAGAAACTTTCTGGTAAAAGAGATCTTTCCGGTAAGTCCTATTATTTCGACAAAGAAAAGGGCCTAGTAAAGGAAAGAGAAGTCATAGCGGATGGAGGAAAATTTACCGCAAACTCTAGTGGAGAGCTTACTCTAGTAGAAAAATCTAAGCCAGGCTGGATAGACCTAGAAGGCAGGAGCTATTTCTTCCAAAATGACGGCAAGCTTGCCAGAGGCCTTTACGATACGGGACCTAACAGGTATTTCTTTGATAAGGAAACTGGAGCCATGGCCCGTAATGAGATTAATACCAAGGGCTTTGACAGAATATATTCTGAGGCAAACGGAATTGCCCACTATATAGGTTGGGACTATTCCAAGGGAAAACTTGGATATTTCAATGAAGATGGAACCTACACCAAGGGCCTTAGGACGATCGATGGAATCACTTACGGTTTTGACGAAAATGGTAAGATTTTCAATAGGCAGTACAAGAAGTTTGGAAATCAATGGTATTATTTCAATAAGTACGGCGAAGCTAGCAAGCATTCAGGAAAATTTGCCAAAGGTTGGGTTGGAGATAGGTATTACTTCTCAGACGGAAAGCCTGCAGAAGGACTACAAAAAATTGGTGGAGTAACCTATATATTTGATGAGCTAACCAAGGAGACCTTGACCAATACTACCAAGGTAATTAATTTTAATAGATACAAGCTAGATAGCCATGGTCGTGCGACATTTATCGGAAAAATCGACACTAGACAAGCGGTTAAGGGAACCAGGGGACTCTTTAAGCCAGGATTTTCTCAATATCTTAATAGGAAAACTCCTTACTTTACCCAGAAAGACCCTAGATGGGCTAACAGAAGATTTTCGAATGGAACATTTTCAGGATATGGCTGCGGACCAACTGCCATGGCCATGGTCTTATCAAGAGAGCTTCATAGGAACGATATCTACCCAACTAATACAGCCATAGATGCTAATGATTACGAAAACGACGGAACTGAATGGCAATATTTCATGGAAGCTCCAAGGATGTATGGACTAAATTCTTATGACGTGCCAGTAAATAAAAAAGCCTTCATCCAGGCTCTAGAGACAGGAACTATGGTAGTAAGAGTAGGGCCGGGATACTTCATAAACGGCGGTCACTTCATGGTAATAGACTCCTACAAGGATGGATATTTTACAATAAATGATCCATACTACTCAAGAAGAAATACCCTAGACAAACACACTTTCGAAAGACTAAAGGCGGAAGTGACAGTTGGCTGGGTAATCAAAAAATAA
- a CDS encoding response regulator transcription factor has translation MKVLIVEDERKLLRLLDEGLSLLGYVTDMARDGKEALDLAFVEDYDIIILDINLPKKDGFEVLRDIRQFDKEVNIIMLTARSDIDDRVKGLDFGANDYMTKPFDLKELDARMRSLLRRKSIMEEKDITIDGITFDTVKREVIFEGSPLTLTAKETGIIEYLFLNRERYVSVEELMNHVWDSNADDFSNTVRVHMSSLRKKIKKATGKNYIENVIGKGYKIYEK, from the coding sequence ATGAAAGTACTGATAGTTGAAGATGAGAGAAAGCTTTTGAGACTTCTTGATGAAGGATTAAGTCTTTTAGGCTATGTTACAGATATGGCAAGGGATGGAAAAGAGGCCCTTGACCTTGCTTTTGTAGAAGATTATGACATTATTATCCTAGATATTAATCTACCGAAGAAGGACGGCTTCGAGGTCCTAAGAGATATAAGGCAATTTGATAAGGAAGTAAACATTATAATGCTTACAGCAAGAAGTGATATAGACGATAGGGTGAAGGGCCTTGACTTTGGAGCCAACGACTATATGACCAAGCCTTTTGATCTTAAGGAGCTTGATGCGAGGATGCGCTCTCTTCTTAGGAGAAAGTCCATCATGGAAGAAAAAGATATCACAATTGATGGGATAACTTTTGATACTGTCAAAAGAGAAGTTATCTTTGAGGGCAGTCCCCTTACTCTAACAGCTAAGGAGACTGGTATTATCGAATATCTCTTCCTAAATAGGGAAAGGTATGTGAGTGTCGAGGAGCTTATGAACCACGTCTGGGATTCCAATGCAGATGACTTCTCTAATACGGTAAGAGTTCATATGTCTTCCTTGAGGAAAAAGATAAAGAAGGCCACAGGAAAAAATTATATAGAAAATGTTATCGGCAAGGGTTATAAGATTTATGAAAAATAA
- a CDS encoding sensor histidine kinase, whose product MKNKKSYDSIVTRLIISIVIIFVLMVLVSNFLINRKQIMIMEEVFEGFSRNFPENNESVVLLIDSAQVQSTSAFRLYLGLVVASVVLIGSLTFVFIIKRTLKPLNKLEEKIGRVDIENPDSFSENLVLVEGPTEIKELSKKFDDLIQRIYKDYKKQKEFSSNVAHELRTPIAIMQAQVDVFREKNTDENNLDFIETMDSNLKRLKNLIDSVLLLSKRNKLKISSVNLDNMIDEILFDLDDFASKKNISLDYHYSNISIDSDDVLIQRLIFNIVENAIKYTEEGGLVDVNVSQNDKETVIRISDTGIGISDEKKEAIFDLFYQVDDSRNKEGFGIGLSLSKDIAETLGARIEVRDNKPKGTIFLIKFRNI is encoded by the coding sequence ATGAAAAATAAGAAATCCTACGACTCTATAGTAACAAGGCTAATAATTTCCATTGTAATTATATTTGTCCTAATGGTTCTCGTTTCGAATTTTCTTATAAATAGGAAACAAATTATGATAATGGAGGAGGTCTTTGAGGGCTTTTCTAGAAACTTTCCAGAAAATAACGAGTCGGTAGTCCTTCTTATAGATAGTGCCCAGGTCCAATCCACAAGTGCTTTTAGGCTGTATCTCGGCTTGGTTGTAGCTTCAGTCGTTCTGATTGGATCTTTGACCTTTGTCTTTATAATCAAAAGGACCCTAAAACCCCTAAACAAACTAGAAGAGAAGATAGGAAGGGTGGATATAGAAAATCCCGATAGTTTCTCGGAAAATCTAGTCTTGGTTGAGGGGCCTACGGAGATCAAGGAGCTTTCCAAGAAGTTTGATGATTTAATCCAAAGGATTTATAAGGATTACAAGAAGCAAAAGGAATTCTCATCAAATGTGGCCCATGAGCTAAGGACACCCATAGCTATAATGCAGGCCCAGGTCGATGTTTTTAGAGAGAAGAATACTGACGAAAATAATCTAGACTTTATTGAAACAATGGATTCCAATCTTAAGAGGCTCAAAAATCTTATCGATTCGGTCCTTCTTTTAAGTAAGAGAAATAAATTAAAGATTAGCTCTGTTAATCTTGATAATATGATAGATGAGATTTTGTTTGACCTAGATGATTTTGCCTCTAAGAAAAATATTAGCCTAGACTATCACTATTCTAATATAAGCATTGATTCGGATGATGTCCTAATCCAAAGGCTTATCTTTAATATAGTAGAAAATGCCATCAAATATACCGAAGAGGGAGGCTTAGTTGATGTTAATGTGAGTCAAAATGATAAGGAGACTGTAATAAGAATATCCGATACTGGAATTGGGATTAGTGATGAGAAAAAGGAGGCAATATTTGATCTTTTCTATCAAGTAGATGACTCAAGAAACAAAGAAGGCTTTGGTATAGGCCTTTCTCTATCTAAAGATATAGCCGAAACTTTGGGGGCGAGGATAGAAGTAAGAGACAATAAGCCTAAGGGAACAATATTTTTGATAAAATTTAGAAATATTTAA
- a CDS encoding TlpA family protein disulfide reductase: MKNKIIFALILALGLTSCGNSPQKADDKAKDMAETKQEEVKKDEKDDKKDADMKEEAVKADDKEKTESVDASKAGNKMLPDFTSKDQDGNPYSKEDIAKNDATVINLWFTGCSACVEEMDDLNEYSQKLKEQEGVDFVSMCTDVNYDDSTKEAFERIMKDKKPTYKNLAVDYEGEMKDFLENIFVYPTTIVVDKNGNVIGDPVEGALNIPEQQEKLQKNIDAAIESSKMAK, from the coding sequence ATGAAGAATAAAATAATATTTGCCCTAATTTTAGCCCTAGGTCTTACGTCTTGTGGCAACAGCCCACAAAAGGCAGACGATAAGGCTAAAGACATGGCAGAAACAAAACAAGAAGAAGTCAAAAAAGACGAAAAAGATGACAAAAAAGATGCAGATATGAAAGAAGAAGCAGTAAAGGCTGATGATAAAGAAAAAACAGAGTCAGTAGATGCTTCAAAAGCTGGAAACAAAATGCTTCCAGACTTCACATCCAAAGACCAAGATGGCAATCCATATTCTAAAGAAGACATCGCTAAAAACGATGCGACTGTAATAAACTTATGGTTTACAGGCTGCTCAGCTTGCGTAGAAGAAATGGATGATCTAAACGAATATTCTCAAAAACTAAAAGAGCAAGAAGGAGTTGACTTTGTATCAATGTGTACAGACGTAAACTACGACGATTCAACCAAAGAAGCCTTTGAAAGAATCATGAAAGATAAAAAGCCAACTTATAAAAACCTTGCAGTGGACTACGAAGGAGAAATGAAAGATTTCCTAGAAAATATCTTCGTATATCCAACAACAATAGTAGTTGACAAAAACGGTAATGTAATAGGAGATCCAGTAGAAGGAGCTCTAAACATTCCAGAACAACAAGAAAAACTCCAAAAGAACATTGATGCAGCTATAGAAAGCAGCAAAATGGCAAAATAA
- the nagE gene encoding N-acetylglucosamine-specific PTS transporter subunit IIBC — protein MKEKLQRLGQSLMQPVAVMPLAALLLGIGYAIDPDLWGGGSPIAAFLISAGGSILDNLGIIFAVGIAFGIAHDNHGASALAGLVSFLTIIRLLAPNTVAMLSGLDLEAWTAADEFRATAFSTMGNGNVFVGILSGIIGGFAYNKFFSTKLPDFLAFFSGRRLVPIMASFMAMVASGILFILWPIIYVGLVNFGQILLNLGPVGAGIYAFFNRLLIPTGLHHALNQVFWFDLVGINDIPNFLGNVQESITKVYHPGMYQAGFFPIMMFGLPGAALAIIKKADNDKKKSTKAIMIAAALASFATGVTEPLEFSFMFAAPQLYLIHAAFTGISAFIAASLKAYAGFGFSAGLVDFILSLKNPMHANILILIIMGIVYFALYYFVFSALIEKWDIATPGRKTEDTGKVRPDDKSALEEENEKKIVHSNSYEKTAAKILEGLGGKENIDTTSYCTTRLRLTVHDQEKVNDERIKEAGVAGIMKPGPKAVQVIIGPQVQAVYDEFMKLIK, from the coding sequence ATGAAGGAAAAACTACAAAGATTAGGGCAATCCCTAATGCAACCAGTCGCTGTAATGCCTCTTGCAGCCCTACTTTTGGGTATAGGTTATGCAATCGACCCAGACTTATGGGGCGGAGGATCACCAATAGCAGCCTTCTTAATATCTGCAGGTGGATCAATCCTCGACAATTTAGGTATTATTTTCGCAGTCGGCATAGCATTCGGTATAGCTCACGACAACCACGGAGCAAGTGCTCTAGCAGGTCTTGTATCATTTTTAACTATTATAAGATTGCTCGCTCCAAACACAGTAGCCATGCTTTCAGGCTTGGATTTAGAAGCATGGACTGCAGCTGATGAATTTAGGGCAACAGCCTTTAGTACAATGGGCAACGGCAATGTATTTGTCGGAATCTTATCAGGTATTATCGGTGGATTTGCTTACAACAAATTCTTCTCAACAAAACTCCCTGATTTCTTGGCCTTCTTCTCAGGTAGAAGACTTGTTCCAATCATGGCATCATTTATGGCCATGGTCGCTTCAGGAATTCTTTTTATCCTCTGGCCAATTATTTATGTAGGACTTGTTAATTTCGGACAAATCCTCCTAAATCTCGGTCCAGTAGGTGCAGGAATATATGCTTTCTTTAACAGACTTTTAATCCCTACAGGTCTTCACCACGCTCTTAACCAAGTATTCTGGTTTGACCTAGTTGGAATCAACGACATTCCTAACTTCTTAGGAAATGTTCAAGAATCAATAACTAAAGTCTATCACCCAGGTATGTATCAGGCAGGATTTTTCCCAATTATGATGTTTGGTCTTCCAGGAGCCGCCCTTGCTATTATCAAAAAGGCTGATAACGACAAGAAAAAGTCAACCAAGGCTATAATGATAGCAGCAGCTCTAGCATCTTTTGCAACAGGAGTTACAGAACCACTTGAATTTTCATTCATGTTCGCTGCTCCACAACTTTACCTAATCCACGCAGCTTTTACCGGCATATCTGCATTTATTGCAGCAAGTCTAAAGGCTTACGCAGGATTTGGTTTTTCTGCAGGTCTAGTAGACTTTATACTTTCACTCAAAAACCCAATGCATGCCAATATCCTAATACTTATAATTATGGGTATAGTGTATTTTGCTCTTTACTATTTTGTCTTTAGTGCTTTGATAGAAAAATGGGATATAGCTACACCAGGTAGGAAGACAGAAGATACAGGAAAAGTCAGACCAGATGATAAAAGCGCACTAGAAGAAGAAAATGAGAAAAAAATCGTTCACTCAAATTCTTATGAGAAAACAGCAGCAAAAATCCTAGAAGGTCTTGGTGGCAAGGAAAATATCGACACAACAAGCTATTGTACAACAAGACTTAGACTAACAGTCCATGACCAAGAAAAGGTAAATGACGAAAGAATAAAGGAAGCTGGAGTTGCTGGAATCATGAAACCAGGACCTAAAGCCGTCCAAGTAATCATTGGACCTCAAGTCCAAGCTGTTTACGATGAATTTATGAAATTAATTAAATAG
- a CDS encoding PepSY domain-containing protein — MNKKFLALALSAGMIFAACGNNTDTNTNKASEKAETKVEDVKESAKDAKDSAKETKDEVETAVKTATSDIKEVKIDIDGAVNKFKETFSDEGIAIESISLELENGEYEYEIEGRKDNKEYGLTLDANTADIKAQSEEDDNDNEKAEPIDFASIISPTEAMDKALTGQEDAKVVEWSLSTDDGKLKYEIDVENGNDKNVDALTGEVWDD, encoded by the coding sequence ATGAACAAGAAATTTTTAGCCCTTGCCCTTTCTGCAGGAATGATTTTTGCAGCTTGTGGCAACAATACTGATACAAATACTAATAAAGCTAGCGAAAAAGCAGAAACAAAAGTAGAAGATGTCAAGGAATCTGCCAAAGATGCCAAAGATTCTGCCAAAGAAACAAAAGACGAGGTAGAAACAGCAGTAAAAACTGCAACAAGCGACATCAAAGAAGTAAAAATCGACATCGACGGTGCTGTTAACAAATTCAAAGAAACTTTCTCTGATGAGGGAATAGCTATCGAGAGTATTTCTCTAGAGCTTGAAAATGGAGAATATGAATACGAAATCGAAGGAAGAAAAGATAATAAGGAATACGGCCTAACTCTTGATGCAAATACAGCTGATATCAAGGCACAAAGCGAAGAAGACGATAATGATAACGAAAAGGCTGAGCCAATTGATTTTGCATCAATCATAAGCCCAACAGAAGCTATGGATAAGGCCCTTACAGGTCAAGAAGATGCCAAAGTTGTTGAATGGAGTCTATCAACAGATGATGGCAAGTTAAAATACGAAATCGACGTAGAAAATGGTAATGACAAGAACGTTGACGCCCTAACAGGAGAAGTTTGGGACGACTAA
- a CDS encoding CD1871A family CXXC motif-containing protein, giving the protein MIYKKRRNVGIVLLLISIVFIFYGAMRGEMDTVLGKAIKLCLECIGIG; this is encoded by the coding sequence ATGATATACAAAAAAAGAAGAAATGTTGGAATTGTACTTTTACTAATCTCGATAGTCTTCATATTTTATGGAGCAATGAGAGGAGAGATGGATACGGTTTTAGGAAAGGCGATTAAGTTATGTTTGGAGTGTATAGGAATTGGATAA
- a CDS encoding FprA family A-type flavoprotein: protein MYTVRKVTDDLYYVGGDDRRLALFENIFPIPQGVSYNSYLLMDEKTVLIDSIDWAVTREYMVNIARVLDGRDLDYMIVHHMEPDHCSAIELMLQRYPNMKIISSEKGVMFMRQFGYHVDDRYIEVKEGDTFSFGKHEFTFVEAPMVHWPEVLMSYDSTDKALFSADAFGSFIANNGRLFADEVDWDRDYLDEGRRYYTNIVGKYGTFVQKALEKAGGLDLKYICPLHGLVWRDNFGYIIDKYVHWATYEPEKEGVLIVYASMYGNTEFAAQALASKLCEAGITDISLRDVSNTDVSTLIAETFKYSNLVLASVTYNLGIYPKMKDFLNDMAALNVQNRAVSIIGNGTWAPQAAEKMEKFLDEEMRLMDVLPEGLDIVSSLKSSKEGDMDAIVEGIKDSMKKRREEKEKAASQKK, encoded by the coding sequence ATGTATACAGTTAGAAAAGTAACAGATGATTTATATTATGTAGGTGGGGACGATAGAAGACTTGCCTTATTTGAGAATATATTTCCTATTCCTCAAGGAGTCTCTTACAACTCATACCTACTAATGGACGAAAAAACAGTTCTAATCGACTCAATAGATTGGGCTGTAACAAGAGAATATATGGTGAATATAGCAAGAGTTCTAGATGGTCGTGACCTAGACTACATGATAGTTCACCACATGGAACCAGACCACTGCTCAGCTATAGAACTTATGCTACAAAGATATCCAAACATGAAGATAATCTCTTCTGAAAAGGGAGTTATGTTTATGAGACAATTTGGTTATCACGTAGATGATAGATACATCGAAGTAAAAGAAGGCGATACCTTTAGCTTCGGTAAACACGAATTTACATTTGTAGAAGCTCCAATGGTTCACTGGCCAGAAGTACTAATGAGCTATGATAGTACAGATAAGGCCCTATTCTCAGCAGACGCCTTTGGTTCATTTATAGCAAACAATGGTAGACTATTTGCTGACGAAGTAGATTGGGATAGAGACTACCTAGACGAAGGACGTAGATATTACACAAATATCGTAGGTAAATACGGTACATTCGTACAAAAAGCTCTAGAAAAAGCAGGCGGATTAGACCTTAAATATATCTGCCCACTTCACGGACTAGTATGGAGAGATAATTTCGGATATATTATCGACAAATATGTTCACTGGGCAACCTATGAGCCTGAAAAAGAAGGTGTATTGATTGTATATGCATCAATGTACGGTAATACAGAATTTGCAGCTCAAGCTCTTGCGAGCAAATTATGCGAAGCAGGAATTACAGATATCTCACTAAGAGACGTTTCAAATACAGATGTTTCTACTCTAATAGCTGAGACATTCAAATACTCCAACCTAGTACTTGCATCTGTAACCTATAACCTAGGCATCTATCCAAAGATGAAGGACTTCCTAAACGATATGGCCGCTCTAAACGTACAAAACAGAGCTGTTTCAATCATAGGAAATGGTACATGGGCTCCACAAGCAGCAGAAAAAATGGAGAAATTCCTAGACGAAGAAATGAGACTAATGGACGTACTTCCAGAAGGACTCGATATAGTATCAAGCCTTAAATCATCAAAAGAAGGCGATATGGACGCTATAGTTGAAGGAATCAAAGACTCTATGAAGAAACGTAGAGAAGAAAAAGAAAAGGCTGCTTCACAAAAGAAATAA
- a CDS encoding 4Fe-4S binding protein, which yields MDKIKNINRMAVQAIATLLTNIHIPNFFKGNIYTGSTKRACVPGLNCYSCPGAAGSCPIGSMQAVMGAKKYKFSYYVIGFMMFFGVIFARLICGFLCPFGFFQDLLAKIPSKKLSTKKLKPLRYVKYLILIGLMLAMSLVLGDKYEVVPPIFCKYICPQGILEGAIPLAIKNPSLRLGLGSLFNLKLTILIITIILSIIFYRPFCKWICPLGAFYSLFNKYSFYQMNVDKHKCIDCGKCARVCKMDVDIRENDHHLECIRCGDCKKNCPTKAISSSFRQRRENEE from the coding sequence TTGGATAAGATAAAAAATATAAATCGTATGGCAGTCCAAGCCATAGCGACTCTACTTACAAATATCCATATCCCCAACTTCTTTAAAGGAAATATCTATACAGGCTCAACGAAAAGGGCTTGCGTACCTGGACTTAACTGTTACTCCTGCCCGGGAGCTGCTGGATCTTGCCCCATAGGATCTATGCAAGCTGTAATGGGTGCCAAAAAATACAAATTTTCCTATTATGTTATAGGATTTATGATGTTTTTTGGAGTAATATTTGCAAGGCTTATATGCGGATTTCTTTGTCCCTTTGGATTCTTCCAAGATTTATTGGCAAAGATTCCCTCTAAAAAATTAAGTACTAAGAAACTAAAGCCCTTGCGCTATGTTAAGTATCTGATTTTAATAGGACTAATGCTTGCCATGTCACTTGTACTAGGCGATAAGTACGAAGTGGTTCCTCCCATATTTTGCAAGTATATTTGTCCTCAAGGAATCTTAGAAGGTGCGATCCCACTTGCTATCAAAAACCCATCCCTAAGATTAGGACTCGGAAGCTTATTTAACCTCAAGCTTACGATTTTGATCATAACGATTATCCTATCTATAATATTCTACAGACCCTTCTGCAAATGGATTTGTCCATTAGGAGCATTCTACTCCCTATTTAACAAATACTCCTTCTATCAGATGAATGTAGATAAGCACAAATGCATAGACTGCGGCAAATGTGCTAGGGTTTGTAAGATGGATGTAGATATAAGAGAAAATGATCACCATCTAGAATGTATAAGATGCGGTGATTGCAAGAAGAATTGTCCAACAAAGGCCATATCTTCCTCATTTAGGCAAAGGAGAGAAAATGAAGAATAA
- a CDS encoding acyl-CoA dehydrogenase family protein: MLFKTTDQHEALRKKVRAFAEEKVKPIAFDLDQKNEFPDDIVKEMGELGFLGIPYPKEYGGQGLDVISYAIVVEELSRVDGGVGVICSAHTSLGSWPIFAFGTEEQKKKYLTPLAKGEKLGGFGLTEENAGSDAGGTETTAELDGDNYILNGKKIFITNAPKADTYVVFAVTTPGIGTHGISAFIVEKDFEGFTFSDHYDKLGIRSSSTAELHFENVKVPKENLLGKEGQGFKIAMATLDGGRIGIASQALGIGQGAYESALAYAKEREQFGLPIAHLQANTFKLADMATQLHGARLMIYQAAELKENHERYSAEAAMAKQVASDLAMKISTEAVQIYGGSGFIKGVDVERFFRDAKITQIYEGTNEIMRVVVGANTVGRAPKMKRAGGRGKDAGPIAGLRKKEIYTGDPKEAVKKLVAALKKDGYDFTVGIDPNTPIPEAQRVVVAGRGIGEKKNMKLIEDLAYQAGAAISSSRPVAETLKYIPLERYIGMSGQTFKGNLYIGVGVSGAGQHLKGMKNASTIVAINSSANAPIFNNCDYGIVGDAMVILPLLIKELDNGEEKKPAPPMKKMKRSKPRKMAPKEDIYVDLGSGYEYDPEVGDPTQGVEPGTPFDKLPDEWVSPVSGEAKEEFIKLEFPEDRK; the protein is encoded by the coding sequence ATGCTTTTTAAGACAACAGATCAACATGAGGCCCTACGTAAAAAAGTTAGAGCTTTTGCTGAAGAAAAAGTAAAACCAATAGCATTCGACCTAGATCAAAAGAATGAATTCCCAGATGATATAGTTAAAGAAATGGGAGAATTAGGATTCTTAGGAATACCTTATCCTAAAGAATACGGTGGTCAAGGTCTAGACGTTATTTCTTATGCAATCGTTGTAGAAGAATTATCAAGAGTAGACGGTGGTGTTGGTGTAATTTGTTCAGCACATACATCTTTAGGTTCATGGCCAATTTTTGCTTTTGGTACAGAAGAACAAAAGAAAAAATACCTAACTCCACTTGCTAAGGGTGAAAAACTCGGTGGATTTGGACTTACAGAAGAAAACGCAGGTTCAGACGCTGGTGGAACAGAAACTACAGCAGAACTTGATGGTGATAATTACATTCTTAATGGTAAAAAGATTTTTATTACAAATGCTCCAAAAGCTGATACATATGTAGTGTTCGCAGTTACTACACCAGGTATAGGAACACACGGAATTTCAGCTTTCATAGTAGAAAAAGACTTCGAAGGCTTCACCTTCTCTGATCACTACGACAAGCTAGGTATCAGATCATCTTCTACAGCTGAACTTCACTTTGAAAATGTTAAGGTTCCAAAAGAAAACCTACTAGGTAAGGAAGGTCAAGGATTCAAGATCGCTATGGCTACCCTAGATGGTGGTAGAATTGGTATAGCATCTCAAGCTTTAGGTATAGGACAAGGCGCTTATGAATCTGCCCTAGCTTATGCTAAAGAACGTGAACAATTCGGTCTTCCAATAGCTCACTTACAAGCAAATACATTTAAACTTGCTGATATGGCAACCCAGCTACATGGTGCAAGACTTATGATTTATCAAGCAGCAGAATTAAAAGAAAATCACGAAAGATATTCTGCAGAAGCTGCTATGGCTAAACAAGTTGCATCAGACCTTGCTATGAAGATATCAACAGAAGCTGTACAAATCTACGGTGGTTCTGGATTTATCAAGGGTGTAGATGTTGAAAGATTCTTCAGAGATGCCAAGATTACACAAATCTACGAAGGAACTAACGAGATCATGAGAGTCGTAGTAGGTGCTAATACTGTAGGTCGTGCTCCAAAGATGAAAAGAGCAGGGGGCAGAGGCAAAGATGCTGGCCCAATAGCAGGCTTACGTAAGAAAGAAATCTACACAGGAGATCCAAAAGAAGCAGTTAAAAAATTAGTTGCAGCTCTTAAAAAAGACGGATATGACTTCACAGTTGGAATCGATCCAAACACACCAATCCCAGAAGCACAAAGAGTAGTTGTAGCTGGACGTGGTATTGGTGAGAAGAAAAATATGAAACTAATCGAAGATTTAGCTTACCAAGCAGGTGCAGCTATTTCATCATCAAGACCAGTTGCAGAAACACTTAAATACATTCCACTAGAAAGATACATCGGAATGAGTGGTCAAACCTTTAAGGGTAACCTCTATATCGGAGTCGGAGTATCAGGAGCAGGTCAACACTTGAAGGGAATGAAAAACGCTTCAACAATCGTTGCAATCAATAGCAGTGCTAACGCTCCAATCTTTAACAACTGTGACTACGGTATCGTAGGAGATGCTATGGTAATCCTTCCACTACTTATCAAAGAACTTGATAATGGAGAAGAAAAGAAACCAGCACCACCTATGAAGAAGATGAAAAGATCTAAACCAAGGAAAATGGCTCCCAAAGAAGATATTTACGTGGATTTGGGATCTGGTTACGAATATGACCCAGAAGTAGGCGATCCTACACAAGGAGTTGAACCAGGAACACCATTTGACAAATTGCCAGATGAATGGGTAAGTCCAGTTTCTGGAGAAGCTAAAGAAGAATTCATCAAACTAGAATTCCCAGAAGACAGAAAGTAG